The following coding sequences are from one Carettochelys insculpta isolate YL-2023 chromosome 5, ASM3395843v1, whole genome shotgun sequence window:
- the RAD1 gene encoding cell cycle checkpoint protein RAD1 yields the protein MPFATQPETGDDQYVLIASLDNVRNLSTILKAIHFKDHATCFATTNGIKVTVENAKCLQANAFIQAGIFQEFIVQEESVMFRINLAVLLDCLTIFGTNSLPGTSTALRMCYRGYGYPLTLFLEEGGVVTVCKINTQEPEDTLDFDFCSTNVINKIILQSEGLREAFAELDMTSEVLQITMSPDKPYFRLSTFGNAGSAHLDYPKDSDLMEAFHCNQTQTNRYKMSLLKPSTKALALSCKVSIRTDNRGFLSLQYMIRNEDGQISFVEYYCCPDEDMTESEL from the exons ATGCCATTTGCTACTCAGCCTGAAACTGGAGATGATCAGTATGTTTTAATTGCCAGTCTTGACAATGTCAGGAATCTCTCAACTATCTTAAAGGCCATTCATTTTAAAGACCATGCAACATGTTTTGCAACTACAAATGGAATCAAGGTTACAGTGGAAAATGCAAAGTGCCTGCAGGCGAATGCCTTTATTCAG gcAGGGATTTTCCAAGAATTTATTGTACAGGAAGAGTCTGTGATGTTTCGAATCAACTTGGCTGTTCTTTTAGACTGCTTGACCATTTTTGGTACAAATTCTTTGCCAG GTACTTCAACAGCACTTCGAATGTGTTACCGTGGTTACGGCTACCCTTTGACCCTATTTCTAGAAGAAGGAGGTGTGGTAACTGTGTGTAAAATTAACACTCAAGAACCTGAAGATACACTAGATTTTGATTTCTGCAGTACCAATGTGattaataaaattattctgcagtcAGAAGGGTTACGAGAAGCATTTGCTGAATTAGATATGACCAGCGAGGTCCTGCAAATTACCATGTCTCCAGACAAGCCTTATTTCAG ATTATCCACCTTTGGGAATGCAGGAAGTGCTCATCTTGACTATCCCAAAGACTCTGATTTGATGGAAGCATTTCACTGCAACCAGACCCAAACAAACAG ATATAAGATGTCCTTACTCAAACCATCTACTAAGGCACTAGCTTTATCTTGTAAAGTGTCCATTCGGACAGATAATAGGGGATTCCTTTCACTACAGTACATGATTAGGAATGAAGATGGACAGATCTCTTTTGTGGAGTACTATTGTTGCCCTGATGAGGACATGACTGAATCAGAACTATAG